Proteins encoded within one genomic window of Candidatus Peregrinibacteria bacterium:
- the rpe gene encoding ribulose-phosphate 3-epimerase → MPNLQIFPSLLSADFGKLQSEIDRFEPYVEGFHFDVMDGHFVPNLTMGAPVLKSLHTKTLFDVHLMVEHPEEYVEDFQKAGAKMISFHVEAAKENSSNALIQQIQNLGMKAGIVLKPKTPCSEVESFLDAIDFVMIMSVEPGYSGQKFMPEVLPKIREIREKYPEMDIEVDGGINDETVREVVEAGANMIVSASYLFGAKNGEEAVRSLRL, encoded by the coding sequence ATGCCAAATCTCCAAATATTTCCCTCCCTCCTTTCCGCTGATTTTGGAAAACTCCAAAGTGAAATTGATCGTTTTGAACCCTATGTCGAAGGATTTCACTTTGACGTCATGGATGGTCATTTTGTTCCAAATCTTACGATGGGAGCACCGGTTCTTAAAAGTTTACACACAAAAACTCTTTTCGATGTGCATCTCATGGTGGAACATCCAGAAGAATATGTTGAAGATTTTCAAAAAGCTGGGGCAAAAATGATCTCTTTTCATGTCGAAGCAGCAAAAGAAAATTCTTCGAATGCACTGATTCAGCAAATTCAAAATCTTGGCATGAAGGCAGGAATAGTTCTCAAGCCAAAAACGCCATGCTCAGAAGTTGAAAGTTTTTTAGATGCCATTGATTTTGTCATGATCATGAGTGTCGAACCCGGATATAGCGGACAAAAATTTATGCCAGAAGTTCTTCCCAAAATTCGAGAAATTCGAGAAAAATATCCAGAAATGGATATTGAAGTTGATGGAGGAATCAACGATGAAACAGTTCGTGAGGTTGTTGAAGCTGGAGCGAATATGATCGTATCAGCATCGTATTTGTTCGGGGCAAAAAATGGAGAAGAAGCAGTGAGGAGTTTACGGTTGTAG